In a genomic window of Methanorbis rubei:
- a CDS encoding DUF2070 family protein produces the protein MATEAKTENLSKYLFSAPVWWQSLIIILVIGALVDAVGYLVRVPGGMMYGTVFAVAAVIALFLTKPLVDLLGTEKLTWNRSALVALAGMIFSLFWMLIGLVLDAALAYVFGLGFILAIRLLVLTAISDYRIVRMYLPAAVQTIAGVILGVYLFGTSYLLPAVLSIVIFSIGIISFLILFDRPLRKAHGISAMQFINAFLAHLTDGSKSLEDYFRTIGEAVTVPETSFFFRRQGKKDILFVVPNLHPGPLSEVGGGNYPKHLHDEFSENETVFISHGCATHDFNLVSEDECEKIADAINETRKSLAYTPVATLPMRTNFGTVSVLSQRFGNSILLVTTRSPEMTEDLDYSVGAIVMAEGHHWYENIGFVDAHNCMVEVTSVVLPASKTGAEYITASRNAMELQSDAELAEFSVGVSHKILPFSREEGFGDMGVLVMVTEVLGAKTAYVLFDGNNVHMGVREVLRNAVIGLGLNEAEILTTDSHVVNTISGRNPVGMAVSPEQILPHLLEAVLEAIADLSPAEAAVATGLCRDVEVFGTTRTVQLSSTVNAMVTNLLPLSVLLLLVSFLVTLLIFMICI, from the coding sequence ATGGCTACTGAAGCAAAAACGGAAAATCTTTCAAAATATCTTTTCTCAGCGCCGGTCTGGTGGCAGTCGCTGATAATAATTCTCGTGATCGGCGCTCTTGTGGACGCGGTCGGCTATCTCGTCCGTGTCCCGGGAGGGATGATGTACGGTACGGTCTTTGCGGTTGCCGCAGTTATTGCACTGTTTCTCACGAAACCTCTGGTGGATCTGCTGGGAACCGAGAAGCTTACCTGGAACCGGTCGGCTCTTGTAGCTCTTGCCGGCATGATCTTTTCCCTGTTCTGGATGCTGATCGGTCTTGTGCTGGACGCAGCGCTTGCCTATGTGTTCGGCCTCGGATTTATTCTTGCGATTCGTCTGCTGGTCCTAACCGCAATTTCAGATTACCGGATTGTGCGAATGTATCTGCCAGCGGCCGTTCAGACAATTGCCGGCGTAATTCTCGGGGTGTATCTGTTTGGGACTTCGTATCTTCTTCCTGCGGTTCTTTCGATTGTGATCTTTTCGATCGGCATTATCAGTTTCTTGATCCTGTTCGACCGACCACTCAGAAAAGCCCATGGCATTTCTGCGATGCAGTTCATCAATGCATTTCTTGCGCATCTGACGGACGGTTCAAAATCTTTAGAGGATTACTTCCGCACAATCGGCGAGGCAGTAACAGTGCCGGAGACAAGTTTCTTCTTCCGCCGTCAGGGCAAGAAGGATATTTTGTTTGTTGTTCCAAATCTTCACCCTGGACCCTTGTCTGAGGTTGGCGGCGGCAACTATCCAAAACATCTTCATGATGAGTTTTCCGAGAACGAGACGGTGTTCATCTCGCACGGCTGTGCGACGCATGATTTTAACTTGGTCTCTGAAGACGAGTGCGAAAAAATTGCCGACGCGATTAATGAGACGCGAAAGAGTCTTGCCTACACTCCTGTCGCAACTCTGCCGATGCGGACGAACTTTGGAACGGTGTCGGTTCTTTCCCAGCGGTTTGGCAACTCAATTCTTCTGGTCACCACCCGGTCTCCTGAGATGACCGAGGATCTTGATTACTCGGTCGGGGCGATTGTGATGGCAGAGGGTCATCACTGGTATGAGAATATCGGGTTTGTGGATGCGCACAACTGTATGGTTGAGGTGACATCTGTCGTGCTGCCTGCTTCCAAAACCGGGGCTGAGTACATCACTGCGTCGCGAAATGCGATGGAGCTTCAGTCTGATGCTGAGCTTGCGGAGTTTTCGGTCGGCGTGTCCCATAAGATTCTGCCGTTCTCCCGCGAGGAGGGTTTTGGGGACATGGGTGTTTTAGTGATGGTCACCGAAGTTCTCGGTGCAAAGACTGCGTATGTGTTGTTTGACGGGAACAATGTTCACATGGGTGTCCGGGAAGTGCTGCGAAATGCTGTGATTGGCCTGGGCCTCAATGAAGCTGAGATTCTTACGACCGACTCGCATGTGGTGAATACGATCTCCGGCAGAAACCCGGTCGGCATGGCGGTATCTCCGGAACAGATTCTTCCCCATCTGCTGGAGGCGGTTCTTGAGGCGATCGCGGATCTTTCTCCTGCTGAGGCCGCGGTTGCAACCGGTCTCTGCCGCGATGTGGAGGTGTTCGGCACGACCAGAACTGTTCAGTTGTCTTCAACAGTGAATGCGATGGTGACGAATCTTCTGCCGCTCTCAGTGCTGCTGTTGTTGGTTTCGTTTCTGGTGACGCTGCTGATCTTTATGATCTGCATCTGA
- a CDS encoding DUF126 domain-containing protein, with protein sequence MTLTGRSISKGVGTGELLYTDTPISFLGGVDAKTGVIIDQKHPLHGKTVAGKVLAFPYGKGSTVGSYVMYGLAKNNVAPAAIINTECETIIAIGAIISGIPMVDRLNGDAAQLSGVVTVNGDTGEVSAAQ encoded by the coding sequence ATGACTCTTACAGGCCGCAGCATTTCCAAAGGTGTCGGTACCGGCGAACTTCTCTATACTGATACGCCGATCTCCTTCCTTGGCGGTGTCGATGCAAAAACCGGTGTTATCATCGATCAGAAACATCCTCTGCACGGCAAAACCGTCGCAGGAAAAGTTCTTGCCTTCCCGTACGGAAAAGGTTCGACGGTTGGATCGTATGTGATGTATGGTCTGGCGAAAAATAATGTCGCGCCGGCAGCGATCATCAACACCGAGTGCGAGACGATCATTGCGATTGGTGCAATCATCTCCGGCATTCCGATGGTTGACCGGCTGAACGGTGATGCAGCACAACTTTCCGGAGTCGTTACGGTTAACGGCGACACAGGCGAAGTGTCTGCTGCACAATGA
- a CDS encoding TIGR04013 family B12-binding domain/radical SAM domain-containing protein, producing MIAVWRYIPASRNSYAALYAACEQYGFILEPVDAPEGDIVCYSLNSVEFSRCRDEIASADQITIAGGPHASAEWEEVAEVADYVIVGEGERTLSRLLSALFSGNSGAGIPGVATRAGLTPIDHSVRLDGFPCFTRMKGYMEISRGCPFHCGYCQTPRLHGAKMRHRSRESIVEAASHYRDARFVTPNAFAYGSPDGRTPDVEKLERLLSSMPKNHLYFGTFPCEVRPEFVSRETAELVVRYCANTKLHFGAQSGSNAVLEKMGRGHTLADVYAALDVCRSVGLEPVVDVIFGFPFETDEDEEATLSLVKDVVRFGKVHVHYLTPLPGTPFSGVQPRGVLPAVDRALGKLALGGRVTGTWHDKFGDA from the coding sequence ATGATTGCGGTCTGGCGATATATTCCTGCGTCACGAAACAGCTACGCGGCTTTGTATGCGGCCTGCGAACAGTACGGTTTCATTCTTGAGCCGGTCGATGCGCCGGAAGGCGACATCGTCTGCTACAGTCTGAACAGTGTGGAGTTTTCCCGCTGTCGGGATGAAATCGCGTCTGCTGATCAGATTACGATTGCAGGCGGTCCTCATGCTTCTGCTGAGTGGGAGGAGGTTGCCGAAGTCGCCGACTATGTCATAGTCGGCGAAGGAGAACGGACGCTGTCGCGTCTGCTCTCGGCACTTTTTTCAGGAAATTCCGGTGCAGGAATTCCGGGCGTTGCGACGAGGGCGGGCCTCACTCCTATCGATCACTCAGTTCGTCTTGACGGGTTTCCCTGCTTTACTCGGATGAAAGGTTACATGGAGATCTCCCGCGGCTGTCCGTTCCACTGCGGCTACTGCCAGACGCCACGCCTTCACGGAGCAAAAATGCGGCACCGGTCCCGCGAATCTATTGTGGAGGCGGCGAGCCATTACCGCGACGCACGATTTGTAACGCCGAACGCGTTTGCCTACGGATCACCCGACGGCAGAACGCCTGACGTGGAGAAGCTGGAACGGCTGCTCTCTTCGATGCCGAAGAATCATCTCTACTTCGGAACGTTTCCCTGCGAGGTGCGGCCTGAGTTTGTGAGCCGCGAGACTGCTGAGCTCGTGGTCCGGTACTGTGCGAATACGAAGCTTCACTTCGGTGCCCAGTCTGGCTCAAACGCGGTCCTCGAAAAAATGGGACGCGGCCACACACTTGCCGACGTGTATGCGGCGCTTGATGTGTGCAGGAGTGTTGGTCTTGAGCCGGTCGTCGATGTTATCTTCGGGTTTCCTTTTGAGACGGATGAGGATGAGGAGGCAACACTTTCGCTCGTGAAGGATGTTGTCAGATTCGGCAAAGTCCATGTTCATTACTTAACACCGCTGCCGGGAACGCCTTTTTCCGGTGTTCAGCCACGCGGCGTACTTCCTGCGGTTGACCGGGCGCTCGG